Proteins found in one Salvia splendens isolate huo1 chromosome 10, SspV2, whole genome shotgun sequence genomic segment:
- the LOC121751337 gene encoding WUSCHEL-related homeobox 3-like → MWTIAMDSNSTKKLRPLMPRPIYSSSSSSSCCCLPNPNIWNNSLSDHHHKREMSTAAPLVSTRWNPTPEQLQALEEMYRRGIRTPSAEQIQQIAAKLRRFGKIEGKNVFYWFQNHKARERQKKRRQLELHLAAKKPPPGVSRRYTEIEQHGKVPIGSNCSTPSEDSASMHGAVIAAGSGKDGWKKHKELELNWQLDLDLDLDLSNSSSSSTGQENTKPYYPYHHQTTTLHLFPSPQQETTLLHLPHALTKPSNFIEFLPIKN, encoded by the exons ATGTGGACGATTGCGATGGATAGTAATAGCACCAAGAAGCTCCGCCCTCTGATGCCGCGCCCAATctattcatcttcttcttcttcctcttgctGCTGCCTACCAAACCCTAATATCTGGAACAACTCCTTAA GTGATCATCACCACAAGAGAGAGATGTCGACGGCGGCGCCGCTGGTGAGCACGAGGTGGAACCCTACGCCGGAGCAACTGCAGGCGCTTGAGGAAATGTACAGGCGCGGAATTCGAACTCCGTCGGCGGAGCAGATTCAGCAGATCGCAGCCAAACTCCGACGGTTCGGGAAAATCGAAGGCAAAAACGTTTTCTACTGGTTTCAAAACCACAAGGCTAGAGAGCGACAGAAGAAACGTCGTCAGCTTGAGCTTCATCTCGCCGCCAAAAAACCCCCACCTG GAGTGAGCAGGAGATATACGGAAATTGAGCAACACGGGAAGGTCCCTATAGGCTCAAACTGTAGCACACCTTCAGAG GATTCTGCATCAATGCATGGCGCAGTGATTGCTGCAGGCAGTGGAAAAGATGGATGGAAGAAGCACaaagaattggaattgaattggcaactggatttggatttggatttggatttgtctaattcttcatcttcttctactGGACAAGAGAACACCAAACCCTATTATCCCTATCACCACCAAACTACTACACTTCACCTCTTTCCCAGCCCACAACAAGAAACCACCCTTCTTCACCTTCCTCATGCTTTAACCAAGCCTTCTAACTTCATCGAGTTTCTTCCTATTAAGAACTGA
- the LOC121751094 gene encoding uncharacterized protein LOC121751094, whose translation MTDSQIKMIPEKSNKALDGIHGMQLVSHSPVSFQEISKHNDLACGVSNTGTNHQRPIVQKVSAYLRPIRCCTHTGDLNISETVANVLTSLPFIAIGLQAPRKNVNCKIYANSLVGVGLASSLYHASRGRLRKYLRWADYTMIATATVCLSRALRNENPKLLMTASALFLPIQPLMVSAVHTGIMEVAFAKRAFEDPELRMAHNVHKMSSLLGGAFFMADDLLPQTPFLHAAWHLAAAVGVTTCNKLLD comes from the exons ATGACTGATTCCCAAATAAAAATGATTCCTGAGAAGTCTAATAAAGCCTTGGATGGAATACATGGAATGCAATTGGTTTCTCACTCACCAGTTTCATTCCAAGAAATAAGCAAACATAATGATTTAGCTTGTGGAGTCTCTAATACCGGCACAAACCACCAACGGCCTATCGTCCA GAAAGTGTCTGCTTATTTGAGGCCCATCCGTTGTTGTACACATACTG GTGATCTAAACATTTCTGAAACTGTGGCTAATGTGCTCACTTCACTGCCTTTTATTGCCATTGGACTCCAAGCCCCAAG GAAGAATGTCAATTGTAAAATATATGCAAATTCATTGGTTGGAGTAGGACTTGCATCGAGTTTGTATCATGCTTCGAGAGGGAGATTGAGGAAGTATCTCAGATGGGCTGACTACACTATGATCGCAACAGCTACCGTG TGCCTATCAAGAGCGCTTAGGAACGAGAACCCGAAGTTGTTGATGACAGCATCGGCTTTGTTTCTCCCTATTCAACCCCTCATGGTTTCAGCAGTCCACACAGGAATCATGGAG GTTGCATTTGCTAAGAGAGCATTTGAGGATCCAGAATTGAGGATGGCTCATAATGTGCATAAGATGTCGTCGTTGCTAGGCGGGGCGTTTTTCATGGCTGATGACTTGCTCCCCCAAACTCCATTTCTGCATGCTGCTTGGCACCTTGCTGCTGCTGTTGGAGTCACCACTTGCAACAAGCTCTTAGACTAA
- the LOC121751095 gene encoding uncharacterized protein LOC121751095 has protein sequence WEKRLSGKSVELVVVDADPENVKAFDSPLNRSGFDGRKLSFKPVFGKRALWRRIFFASKKVRSIILLNCITIIYASNIPVVKEVEAIIDPEAFTVVRFVVAAIPFIPFVFQARNDSHTRKAGLELGFWVSLGYILQALGLLTSDAGRASFLAMFTVIVVPLIDGILGSKIPIYTWFGALASIIGVAMLESSGSPPCIGDLLNFLSAVSFGVHMLRTEHISRSTERENLLPLLGYEICVVAFLSTLWYFTEGWLAGDIIASNPFSWTPAIVLDWISSFPWIPALYTGIFSTSLCLWVEMTAMRDVSATETAIIYGLEPVWGAGFAWFLLGERWGVSGWIGAALVLGGSLTVQIMGAMSHSSLQERSDENGFISDNKNNFSKSSVVVRGENNPSDLVNK, from the exons TGGGAGAAGAGATTGAGCGGGAAATCAGTGGAATTGGTAGTCGTAGACGCTGATCCGGAAAATGTTAAAGCCTTCGATTCTCCATTGAACAGGAGCGGATTTGATGGTAGAAAGTTGAGTTTCAAACCGGTGTTTGGAAAGCGAGCATTGTGGCGGAGGATATTCTTCGCATCGAAGAAAGTGAGGAGCATCATTTTGCTCAATTGCATCACCATTATTTACG CTAGTAACATTCCAGTTGTCAAGGAAGTTGAAGCTATTATCGACCCTGAGGCTTTCACAGTTGTGCGGTTTGTTGTGGCTGCCATTCCGTTCATTCCGTTCGTGTTCCAAGCTAGGAATGATTCTCATACTCGTAAAGCAGGATTGGAGTTGGGATTTTGGGTCAGCTTAGGGTACATCCTGCAAGCCCTTGGACTTCTCACATCTGATGCTGGACGAGCATCATTTCTTGCCATGTTCACT GTAATTGTTGTGCCTTTGATTGATGGCATTCTAGGATCTAAGATACCTATATATACATGGTTTGGAGCTCTGGCATCGATCATTGGAGTTGCAATGCTGGAATCCAGTGGGTCACCTCCATGC ATTGGAGACTTGCTGAACTTTTTAAGTGCAGTATCTTTTGGGGTTCATATGCTAAGAACTGAGCATATTTCAAGAAGCACAGAACGAGAAAATCTTTTACCACTCCTAGGATATGAG ATATGCGTTGTTGCCTTTCTATCAACCCTTTGGTACTTCACTGAAGGATGGTTAGCTGGAGACATCATTGCATCAAATCCATTTTCTTGGACGCCGGCAATAGTTTTAGACTGGATTTCGTCGTTTCCTTGGATACCTGCATTGTATACTGGGATTTTTTCAACAAGCTTGTGCTTATGGGTGGAG ATGACAGCGATGCGTGATGTTTCGGCTACAGAAACTGCGATAATATATGGGCTGGAACCTGTATGGGGCGCTGGATTCGCTTGGTTCTTACTTGGTGAGAGATGGGGAGTGAGTGGATGGATTGGAGCTGCTCTGGTTCTTG GTGGGAGTCTAACAGTGCAGATAATGGGAGCAATGTCACACTCCTCGTTGCAAGAACGTAGCGATGAGAATGGATTTATTTCAGATAACAAGAACAATTTCTCTAAGTCTTCAGTTGTTGTGAGGGGTGAAAATAATCCGTCTGATTTGGTAAACAAGTGA
- the LOC121751366 gene encoding kirola-like — protein MAHEVCKKLVSQICIKSDGDVFHQLFREKPHKISGMCPDKVKACDLHQGQWGTVGSVICWNYFHDGKERVAKEIIEAIDEEKKSVTFNVIEGDLMEQFKVMKLIVHVDTKGEDNLVTWTLQYQKLNQDVADPHSLMDFCLRVTKDIETHHLTPA, from the exons ATGGCTCATGAGGTTTGCAAGAAGTTGGTATCTCAGATTTGCATAAAATCTGATGGAGATGTGTTCCACCAACTATTCAGAGAGAAACCACATAAGATATCAGGCATGTGTCCCGATAAGGTCAAAGCATGTGATCTCCATCAAGGCCAATGGGGCACCGTTGGATCCGTCATCTGCTGGAACTACTTCCATG ATGGGAAAGAGAGGGTGGCGAAGGAGATAATAGAAGCAATAGATGAGGAGAAGAAGTCAGTGACGTTCAATGTGATAGAAGGAGACTTGATGGAGCAGTTCAAGGTGATGAAACTGATCGTCCACGTCGACACCAAAGGGGAAGACAACCTGGTGACGTGGACTCTCCAGTACCAGAAGCTCAACCAGGATGTTGCTGATCCTCACTCACTCATGGACTTCTGCCTTCGTGTCACCAAAGATATCGAGACTCACCATCTCACCCCTGCTTAA
- the LOC121751460 gene encoding protein C2-DOMAIN ABA-RELATED 7-like, protein MVNGRWYRFSLNICSDLEQLFVYPFKLSHTCFEIKEKRKKEGGKPAGSTKGESSGGKPAGSTKGAGSRKKGSTKGEGSVAEAKLMDVLGLIRIRVRRGIHLAVRDTLSSDPYCVISCSNQKVKTKVVRGNCNPVWNEELTIYIKDFDSPIVLSVFDKDTFTVDDSMGSAQIDIDPLIKCLKLGLQSLPEGTNVERVLPTKENCLAEESFIVWTKGGKMIQDMILKLNDVESGQVQLQIEWIEIPGCKGLRV, encoded by the exons ATGGTCAATGGCCGGTGGTATAGGTTCTCCTTGAATATCTGCAGTGATCTTGAGCAGCTCTTTGTCTATCCCTTCAaactctcccacacttgtttcGAGATCAAGGAGAAGAGAAAGAAGGAAGGAGGAAAACCAGCAGGATCAACCAAGGGTGAGAGCAGCGGAGGAAAACCAGCAGGATCAACCAAGGGTGCGGGCAGCAGAAAAAAAGGATCAACCAAGGGTGAGGGCAGCGTCGCTGAAGCCAAGCTCATGGATGTGCTAGGACTAATCCGGATCAGGGTGCGCCGTGGGATCCATCTGGCCGTGCGCGACACCCTCAGCAGCGACCCCTACTGCGTCATCTCATGCTCCAACCAGAAGGTCAAGACCAAGGTTGTCAGGGGCAACTGCAACCCTGTGTGGAACGAGGAACTCACTATCTACATCAAGGATTTCGATTCTCCCATAGTGCTC TCTGTGTTCGACAAGGACACGTTCACGGTGGATGACAGCATGGGGAGCGCGCAGATAGACATCGATCCGCTGATAAAATGCCTGAAGCTGGGGCTGCAGAGCCTGCCGGAAGGGACGAATGTGGAGAGGGTGCTCCCGACCAAGGAGAACTGCCTGGCTGAGGAGAGCTTCATTGTGTGGACCAAAGGAGGGAAGATGATACAAGACATGATCCTCAAACTCAATGATGTTGAATCCGGACAAGTCCAACTCCAGATTGAATGGATTGAGATTCCTGGCTGCAAAGGCCTCCGTGTCTAA
- the LOC121750194 gene encoding uncharacterized protein LOC121750194 produces MLLQKQKKNQVAKGNRFLISVNVLGSAGPIRFVVSEDELVGTVIDTALKSYAREGRLPVLGSNLDHFILYCPISGTEALVPWAAIGSAGVRNFVLCKKPQTDDMKKAPPRKAGGGGIWKSWFTKCRSHKISSH; encoded by the exons atgttgcTTCAGAAGCAGAAGAAGAACCAGGTGGCGAAGGGCAATCGGTTTCTGATCAGCGTGAATGTGCTGGGGAGCGCTGGGCCGATCCGGTTCGTGGTTAGCGAGGATGAGCTCGTTGGCACGGTGATCGACACTGCTTTGAAATCGTATGCGCGCGAGGGCAGGCTCCCTGTGCTCGGATCCAATCTCGATCATTTCATCCTCTACTGCCCAATCTCCGGAACCGAAG CTTTGGTTCCGTGGGCGGCGATTGGATCAGCCGGCGTGAGAAACTTCGTGCTGTGCAAGAAACCGCAGACGGATGATATGAAGAAAGCGCCGCCGCGGAAGGCGGGCGGAGGTGGGATTTGGAAGTCATGGTTCACCAAATGTCGAAGCCACAAGATATCTTCTCACTAG